The Vanrija pseudolonga chromosome 1, complete sequence genomic sequence AGCTGGAGTCAGACGTGTTGGGGGCGGGAGTACGTACCAGAATCACAACATCAGGTCTCTCGTCGCACGCCACGTCTACCAATGCGTCGAGGGGCTCGTAGTCGAGGTTGTCTTCGAGCGTGTACGGGCCAGCAGCGACGTGAACGGAGATGGGCAGGCCGCCCAACCGGTCGCTCTGCTGGAACTCAACCAGCTCAGACTTCAGCGATTGCAGGGGCTGCAGTGCGGCGGGCTGGTGGGTTAGAAAACCAACAGCATGTTCCACCCACCAtgagcacctcctcgaccacaaacgcgtcaccaccgccgttcttgcccttgacgCAGACAATCGCGCCAGGGTAgacgccgaagccgcgcACACCCGGCGCACCACCGCGCACCTTGAGCACGCCTGGCGGGGCAAAGGTCAGCtggacgagcttgccgccaCCAATCATGCGGCTGGGCTGGAGGTAcaagctcgcggccgtcgccttgTTATTGTCTGTCGGCGGGGACAGGATACGGCCAACAGTGTAGATGACGTCGTCGGACACCAGGCTCGGGTCGCCAAAGTCGGTGAGGCCGTAGTCCTGGATCATGTTCTCGGCATACTGGTCAatctgctcgtcgagcgcctcggacCGCGCGCTAATCTTTTCAAACATGTAGCGGTAGTCCCAGTCTTTTGGGTCCTCGGTGGCAGAGAGCTTgacgcgggcgcgggtgGTGTGCTCTGGAACCCCAGTGCTGGCCGACAGCTGGCCGTTGAGGGTTTCGACGAGCGAGTGGGGGTTGGCGCGGTGCGCGAACGGCTGGGGAGGCTGGGCGGTCAGGCTGGAGGTGTGAGTGGATGCTTTACAAAGACGTCTCGACAGCCACTCACAGACTAGGtccttcgccgccgctgacgggCGAGGAAGGAGCGCTGCCCGACTTGCCGACTGGCGTgacggccggcgcggtgAGGCGGCTCGGGCCAGCACCGGCGCGGTAGCTGCTCGTAGTGGGGTTGGGGAtgaggagcgagcgcgacggcgtcgcgaaCCCACCAGGCGAGGGGAGGTTGGCGTTGGTGCCGACGTTGGAAAGGCGCGAGGTGGCAGATGTCTTTGGCCTCACGGGCGTCGAGTGGAGATCACtgcgggtgtcagctggggcTGCTCCCGCCGAGGAAGGTCGGGTGGTAGTTGACGACGCGtcggtcgcctcggcgtcgttccACCACCTCCTGCACACTACTCACAAGGGCAACCCGTCCAtcccgctcgccgccttgCGCCTCACACCGGCCGACTTCTCGGCGATGGGCGTGGCctgcgccgcagcagccttggcctggcTCTCGCGCTGGATctccttgcgcagctcgcgcgcaacgTCAATGTTGAACTTGGACAGCTTGGCGCGCAGCCCTGCGGGGCGGGAAAGGAGGAAGGCCTCGTACTTGAACCACAGGTCCTGGGCACTCAGGCCAAAGACACGGAGGATGGACAGGCCTGGAAGTGTGAGCTGGGTCTCGGTCGGCGCTTTGGACGCGACTTACACTCTGCCATGACGTCTGGGTGCTCTTGCACTGCATCTTTGAAGAGAGATGCTAGTTGCTGCTGGGATGCAGCCTCTGGTGTtgccatgtcgtcgagctcgctgtcgctgtcgtcgttgtcgtcgatgtcgaggaTGGAACAAGAACAATGCGAGTTGACTGTTTTTGTGCTTTCCTGTCGCGTCTCGAaagcgcgtcgcgcgttTCATTGCACCCAGTTAGTCGCGTCAACTAGGGCGTGTGTAATTTATGTCACCCACTTTAGCACATGGAATGCACGTTGTGACCACGTGTCACATCTTCAAATCTTCCGGCCCTACTCGGACCGGGGCGAGATGCAAGCAGCAATCAACTCGCGTGCACTTTGGACTCTCTCTCCTCAACTCTCTACTCGCTGCAACAgccatggacgacgacgacaagacaTCTTCGCCGCAAGATGATCGtgatggcgatgacgacTCGAGGAAGCAGAGTAACCGTGAGTAACTTTCTCCCGGCACCTCGGTCGACGTTGCGTTGGCAACTGGCTCGCAAAGCGGCAAAGCGGTTTATTGCTCCACTCTgagacgtcggcgccggagGCCGGAACATGGAGATGGGATGATTGTTGACGCTTTATCTTTGCAATCGCGATGATACAGGAGCATGCGTGAGTTTCCTGGTGTTGCTAGACCGCCAGC encodes the following:
- the pol12 gene encoding DNA polymerase alpha subunit B, which produces MQCKSTQTSWQSLTLPGLSILRVFGLSAQDLWFKYEAFLLSRPAGLRAKLSKFNIDVARELRKEIQRESQAKAAAAQATPIAEKSAGVRRKAASGMDGLPFDLHSTPVRPKTSATSRLSNVGTNANLPSPGGFATPSRSLLIPNPTTSSYRAGAGPSRLTAPAVTPVGKSGSAPSSPVSGGEGPSLLTAQPPQPFAHRANPHSLVETLNGQLSASTGVPEHTTRARVKLSATEDPKDWDYRYMFEKISARSEALDEQIDQYAENMIQDYGLTDFGDPSLVSDDVIYTVGRILSPPTDNNKATAASLYLQPSRMIGGGKLVQLTFAPPGVLKVRGGAPGVRGFGVYPGAIVCVKGKNGGGDAFVVEEVLMPAALQPLQSLKSELVEFQQSDRLGGLPISVHVAAGPYTLEDNLDYEPLDALVDVACDERPDVVILLGPFVDASHPHILNGKITSSPTEIFREQIASRIARINEVSPATIVILIPSVKDLISRHVAYPQAMLEREGLGLSKAVKLLPNPCTFSINEISIALASTDVLFHLRREEVFQRAEEADPDPSVPAGGNPQGDAIANAVRHVLGQRHFYPLFPAPENVSHEVNLDVTHWNLLRLPESAPDVLILPSKLKHFSKVIDSSLVVNPGHLSKPHAGGTFAKLTIHPTPPEVLGDGDVEMDGGVAEHSVWERARSEVWRV